Proteins encoded within one genomic window of Aquarana catesbeiana isolate 2022-GZ linkage group LG03, ASM4218655v1, whole genome shotgun sequence:
- the LOC141134926 gene encoding E3 ubiquitin-protein ligase TRIM7-like produces MASGDLRAELECSVCLNIYTDPVMLRCGHNFCRVCIDRVLDTQGGSGGYSCPECREKFPDRPALHRNITLRNIVENFLSAQPDREESGVFCTYCVDSPIPAVRSCLHCEVSLCDKHLRVHKKSSEHVLCDPTLSMESRKCSVHKEVLKYFCTEDDICICVSCCMIGGHKGHKMESLDEAFEKKKETLRNVLQKLLTKREETEERVQSLQEHRRKVEEEAAGDTERVTALFIDLRRRLEDLEKRVLREISGRAERISISIRDLEIKKEELSRKLRHIEELCNMTDPLTVLQESDTGDLCDTEDGDNEDRERHEELLHDGGGLDVAGVLHTGLSDMITEVNVYSYIQGPADILLDGNTAQNDLQISDDRKTVSRSDRNQNHPKTPEKFQNYYQVLSSRSFSSGRHYWDVDVGGSDIWRVGMCYPSIERRGLESLIGSNKKSWGLDRDGNQYLVIHDSNKILLPTNLSSNKVRIDLDYEVGRISFYDLCDPIRHLHTFTTTFTEPLHAGIRVWRGCIKICGGKREM; encoded by the coding sequence atggcgtctggtgatctgagagctgagttggaatgttccgtctgtctgaacatttatacagatcctgtaatgctgagatgtggacacaacttctgccgggtctgtattgatcgtgtgctggatacacagggggggtctggaggatattcctgtcctgaatgtagagagaagtttccggatcggcctgcactgcacaggaacataacactacgtaacatagtggagaatttcctgtctgctcagccagatcgggaggagtccggggtcttctgtacttactgtgtggactctcctatacctgctgttagatcctgtctgcactgtgaggtttctctgtgtgataaacacctaagAGTCCACAAAAAGTCGTCAGAACatgtcttatgtgaccccaccttgtccatggagagcaggaaatgctccgtccataaggaaGTTTTGAAGTATTTCTGCACTGAGGATGATATCTGTATCTGTGTGTCTTGTTGTATGATTGGAGGACATAAAGGACATAAGATGGAGTCACTGGATGAGGCTtttgagaagaagaaggagacactgaggaatgttctgcagaaacttctgacaaagagagaggagacggaggaaagagtccagagtctgcaggaacacaggaggaaagtagaagaagaagcagctggtgacaccgagagagtcactgccctgtttatagatctcaggagacgtctggaagacctggagaagagagttctgagggaaatctccgggagggcagagcggatctccatctccatccgggatctggaaataaagaaggaggagctgtccaggaagttgcgtcacattgaggagctgtgtaacatgacggatccactgactgtcttacaggaatcagacacaggtgacttgtgtgatactgaggatggagataatgaggacagagagagacatgaggaactcctccatgatggagggggtctggatgtggcgggtgtcttacacacaggtttatctgatatgataacagaggtaaatgtatactcctatatacagggacctgcagacatattactggatggaaaCACAGCTCAGAATGatctacagatatcagatgacaggaaaactgtatccaggtcagatAGAAACCAGAATCATCCAAAAACACCAGAGAAATTTCAGAATTATtatcaggtgttgagcagtcggagtttctcctcagggagacattactgggatgtggatgtcgggggatcagatatatggagagtcgggatgtgttaccccagtatagagaggagaggattgGAGTCACTGATTGGAagtaataagaagtcctggggttTGGACAGGGATGGTAATCAGTATTTGGTGATACATGACAGTAATAAGATCCTCTTACCCACCAATCTCTCCAGTAACAaagtcaggatagatctggattatgaggtcgggcggatctccttttatgatctgtgtgacccgatccgacatctccacaccttcaccaccaccttcactgagcccctccatgctgggatacGTGTATGGAGAGGTTGTATAAAGATCTGTGGGGGGAAACGGGAGATGTGA